The Streptomyces sp. NBC_00286 nucleotide sequence CGCAGCTCCCGGATGAGTGATCGTGACACCGTCCTGAGCCCGCCGGTGCAGGGGAATCGCTCTGACCTGCGGCGCAGGCCGGAAAGCACCGCCGAACAGACCCACGACCATGCCGCCGCCGAATGCTCGACCCACCCCGGCACCAGAGGCCTGGAGAGACCGACAAGTCCGAGTGCGGCCACAGGGGCGTGTGGGCGTGACGGTAACCGGTGCCTGCGGATCACCGCCGTTGGTGTGAACCGCCGACCCTCGCGGGAGCAGTCGTCCAGCAAAGCGCCGCCCGGTGGTTGTCGTCTGGTTGCCCCGGCGGCGACAGGCCCGGCCGATGCTCCCCTCAAGCAGACGGCCGCGGCCACCGGATCGCGAAGGCCGCATCCCCGCTGGCTTGGCGATCCGGGCCACCCGCAGCCACGCCGGCTGCTTGCCCAGCCCCTCCACGACACTCAAGGACGCCCGCCATGCCCAGCAACACGGAAACCGGTGAGGTCACCGGCACCAAGGACAAGGACTACAACCTGATCTGGTACATCGAGGCATGTCTCAGCAACGCTCTGCGGCTGGAAACCTACCTCCAGGACGCCCAGCGCGAGAACGACACGGAAGTCGTAGAGCTGTTCCGCAAGGCACAGGCCGACAGCCGCAAGGGCGCGGAACTGGGCAAGCAACTGCTGCGCACCCGGCTCGGCTCCTAGGACCCGCCTGTCGGCCGCCCGCTCCGTCAGCTCACGGCACCCGGGAAGGGCCCACACGCTCCGGCAGCGTTGCCGGTTCTCAATTCGATGTCGTGCAGGGCCCCAAGGGCCCGCAGGCCTCGCGCGTCCCAGTGCTGTAATCACGCCGCTGGCAGGCCCGGCCTGCCAGCGGCTGACATGTCGAAGAGGGCCAGCGATTCTGGCCCTTCCTCGTATCCCTCACGGCGCCTTCCGCGCCTGGCGATCCGGCTGCGGTCCGCTCGAAGGTGCGCCCGTGCCTGCTGCGGCGGAGGCTGGAGGCATGGATGTGCCCACGATGGATGTGCCCACGCAGGCGGTGTGGACCGGCTGGATCATGTTCGGCCTGGTCAGCCTGCCGGTGCAGTTGTTCCCCGCGACCCGACGGCACGGAGTGGATCTGCACGAAGTGCACGCCACCGACGGTGCCCGCATCCGGCACCGGCGTGTCTGCCAAGCCGAGCGTCGCGAGGTCGACAGGCCCGAGATCGCGAAAGGATATGAGACCCCGGACGGACGCACTGTGGTGCTGCGGGAAGAAGACCTCGAGGCCCTGCCGCTGCTCAGCAAGCATGTCATCGAGGTCCTCGGATTCGTCCCCGTCGACGGCCTGGACCCGCTCCTGTTCTCCCGCGGCTACTACGCCGCGCCGCACGGGCAGTCCGGGCAGCGGCCGTACGCACTGCTGGTAGCCGCACTGGCCAGAGCTGAGCGCGCAGCCGTGGCCAAGGTGACGCTGCAGTCCAGAGAGCGCTTGGCCGCACTGTGGCCGCGCCGCGACACTCTGGTTGTCCAGACCCTCCTGTGGCCCGAAGAAGTACGCGAACCCGGCGGCATGGGATCGACCACGCCGGTGACCGGGCAAGAACTGGAGCTCGCCTCCCTGCTGATGGCCCAGCTGCCCAGCATCGACCTCACCGCGCTGCACGACGAATACGCCATGGCGCTTGAGCAACTGGTCGCGGCGAAGGAATCCGGAGGCCAACCAATGCCGCCTCCTGAGCCGGAACCGACGGGGGACTTGATGGCCGCGCTGGAGGAGAGCCTACGCAAAGCCGCAGACCAGGGCCGCACGTCGGGCTGACCGCGGGCGCCATCTCCCAGCGAGCCGCAAGACGGGGTACGCACCGGGTGGGCGCAACACCAACCGTTCCTTGCGGGCGCCCAGGGGGCGGTCCACGCCAAGCAGCCGGTACGCCTAGGCGCAGGAGATGCTGAACTCCGCCGCGCGATATGCCTCCACGAGCCTTCCCTGTCAAGTTCAGCAAGTTGAGGTTGAGGCGATGTGATTGACACGGATGAGGTAGAGCTGCGGACCACTTGAGAGGGAGGGGATGTGGAAGGCCGGGTGAAAGGAGTTAGGAACGGTTAGTGGTGCGGTGTGCGTACCAGCGTCGGCGTAGCCAGTCTCCGATCTCCCCTACCGTGACCAGCAGCGCTGCGGAGGCGGCGCAGCGTAGGAAGCCCGTGGGCTGACCAGTGGTGCGGCTCAGCAGCCAAAGGATGAGTGTGAGCGTGGTCCACCAGAGGCTGACTGATCCGATCTCGCGCCGCCAGATCCGTGCCCTCGTCATGACGCGGCGCTTGCTGAGCGGTGCGAGGCGATGGCCGCGACCGCGCATCCGGTTGCGGCGACGACGCCTGCGGTGGCGGTAGCGGCCAAGGTGATCGCCGGTGAGGCGCCGGCCAGACGGGGGATCGCGTTGAGAGGCGCGGCGGCGTACAGCGCGAGGATGGCCCAGCCGCGCGGTGGCGTCGGGGCGAGCCGGGGGCGCAGACGCTTCGGCACGTGGCCGGTGACCATCGCCAGCCCGGCCGGGAGCAGGGTGATTGAGAAGAAAGCCAAGCCGATCCAGTGCCAGGTCATGAGGGCAGAGTTCTCCTGTGAGTGAGGGGGCGGGTCAGCTGCGGCGGTTGGCGGCGATCATGATGAGTCCTGTGATGAGCGCGGCGAGGCCGGTAGCAAGAATGGGGAAACCGGGCCCGGGTAGTACGTACATCGCTGCCCCGGTCAGAACCAATGGGGTCCCCGCGGCGGCCAGGACCGCTCCGATGCGTCGTTCGGACATGCTGCTCCAGATGCTGGCTGGTGGGTGGTCATGGGTGGGGTGTGCGGCGGTAGACCATGTTGTCGCAGAGCGCTCCGGTCGGCAGTGCCCCGGCTTGCCGGAGCGGGGGCGGAATGGAGTCATGCCATGGCGGCTACTGCTGCGGCTCCGGTGGCCAGGCCAGCGGTTGGGCGCGAATGCCGCTGCTGGTGATGTCCTGTCCGGCTGACGGAGTTCGCTGTACCGGTGCCGCCGGGACCGGCGACAGCACCCCCCGGATCATCAAGGACAGGGGCAAAGAGTCATACCGGCCCCGATGGCCACGAACCCGAACCGAACTCTACGACGAAGGTAATGGGCGACGTTGCGGCAGTTGGCGGGCGAGGGAGGCGACGATGTCGTCCAGGGCCAGGCGGCGCGCGTGCACTACCGCGATCCGCTCGTTCTCCCTCGGGGCCAGATCGCCCAGCCCGGCCCATAACGACCTCGGTTCGGCAGCTGAGGTGGCCCTGGTCCCAGTCGCGGTGGACCGCTTCCGCGCCGCCGGCACGCCGCATGAAGTGCTCCGGGTCCGCGGCCCAGTCCGCCAGACGGGCGATCTCCGGCGGCAGGTCCGAGGCCGCGGCAGTGGAGCCGCTACCGGAGGCGAAAGACGGATTGGGGGAAGAACGGCAGGTGAGAGAAGTCGGCGTGGCCAGGCACCAGGGTGGTCAGAATCGACTGCTCGAAAACCCGTCGTCCTGCGCGGTCAGCTCGTTGACCGCTCGCTCGACGTCTCGCCAGACCGTGACCGGCGGAATGTGTCGCAGAGACGGATCGAATCGGGGCTCCAGGGCGCGGTGCTTCTCCAGCACCTGCAACGGTCGGGCGGCGGCCGTCCGGGAGTTCCTCGGGAGGCCGACCAAAACCACACGTCCCCCGAAGGGCCCGAGACCAGCGGTTCCGCGTCGATCGGCGTTCACCGCATTCACCCGCCCGGCAACTCTGTCGAGGACTTCGGGCCCTCGAGGGCGGCCGGTCCTGCGGGGTGGTCGCCGGGCGCCGACGCCGGGCCGTCGGACGACGGATCGGCGTCGAACGCGGCAGCCTGGGGGCGGAGCGGGACGCCGTTGGTGCGCAGCACCTCCCGGACATCCAGGATCAAGGGGAAGACCTCGTGATTGCGGTCCTCGCCCTGCTCCTCCCACGCCCGTTGCTCGGCTTCGACGGCCATGCGGTCCTCGGCGAACACGCGCTCGGTGAACCGCCTGATGAACGGCCAGCCCAGATGAAGGACGCCGGGAATCCCGGGCTTCTCGATCATGAGTAGGCCGTAGGCGTGACACATGCGCTGCTCGGCGTCCTCGGGCACGTACGCGGCCCACAGACAGTAGGCCGGACCTTCGGCGCCCTCCGGGACCAGGTCAAGGGTCTGGTACGGGTAATCGGTGCGGATGGTCATCACGTCGGCGGAGTCGCTGCCGCCGATGCCCTCGGCGGCCAGCAGGGAGGCGCTGCGGTTCCGCTTACCTCCGGCATGGGTGAACAGGTACCTGGCCTCCACCGAACGCGGGCCGGTCCGGTGTTCCAGCAGCTCCGGGTGGAGCCTGCCGACGACACCCCGGTGGAGGAACTGGTGGTTCATGTCGAGCAGGTTCTCGTGCATGAACGAGTAGTGGCAGCGCACCGTCCGGGAGAAGGTCATGGTCTTGTACTTCGGTGAGCCGAAGGCCGGCAGGTCGGGCAGCGCGGTGACCGCTGCTTTCTCCGGGTCGCCCGGGAAGGCGAAGACCAGGCCGTATGCCTCGCGGACGGGGTAGCCGCGCACGCCGCGCGGCGGCCGGCCATCGCCCTTGGACAGGTACGGGATCTGAGAGATGCGACCGTCGCCACGATAGGCCCACGCGTGATAGCAGCAGCGGAGTGTCTCGCCCTCCACGACGCCCATGCTCAGCGGCACCTGCCGGTGGGCGCACCGGTCCTCCAGCGCGTAGACGGCACCGCTCTCCCCGCGGTAGAGCGCGATGCGCTCACCGGCGAACGCGGTCGCGATCACTCTCATGCTGCGCACGCTGCGGGACAGCGCGACCGGGTACCAGAAGTCCGGGTTCGCCCCGACGCGCCGCAGGTCGGTCATGCCCGCATTCGGATCGCGGTGTCCCGAGCGCCGACCGCTCCTGGCCCCGTCGGAGTCGGTCCCGGTCATACCTCTCCCTTGCACGCGTGACAACACCCCCCATCCTGGCGGCCGCCCGCCGGGCACGCCCTGCCCAGCGCGTCCGAACGGGTGAGCGGCCCGTCGGGCCTCGGCAAGCACCGTTCACGCATGAGGCCAGGCGTACTGGACGGTGACGTGTACAGCGGTGGGGTAGGCGGTGATGGTGCCATCCGCGTTGGTGTCCGGGACGGCGCGTGTGTCAGCAGCTCCAAGAGCGACGTCTTGAGTGCGACGTTTCCATCCGATCTGCATCGTTACCTATGAAATGTCGTGACGTCCCGCGCATGCGGTCGGAGTGGGTAGGCGTGCAGCAATCTCA carries:
- the ku gene encoding non-homologous end joining protein Ku; this translates as MPAAAEAGGMDVPTMDVPTQAVWTGWIMFGLVSLPVQLFPATRRHGVDLHEVHATDGARIRHRRVCQAERREVDRPEIAKGYETPDGRTVVLREEDLEALPLLSKHVIEVLGFVPVDGLDPLLFSRGYYAAPHGQSGQRPYALLVAALARAERAAVAKVTLQSRERLAALWPRRDTLVVQTLLWPEEVREPGGMGSTTPVTGQELELASLLMAQLPSIDLTALHDEYAMALEQLVAAKESGGQPMPPPEPEPTGDLMAALEESLRKAADQGRTSG
- a CDS encoding aromatic ring-hydroxylating dioxygenase subunit alpha translates to MTGTDSDGARSGRRSGHRDPNAGMTDLRRVGANPDFWYPVALSRSVRSMRVIATAFAGERIALYRGESGAVYALEDRCAHRQVPLSMGVVEGETLRCCYHAWAYRGDGRISQIPYLSKGDGRPPRGVRGYPVREAYGLVFAFPGDPEKAAVTALPDLPAFGSPKYKTMTFSRTVRCHYSFMHENLLDMNHQFLHRGVVGRLHPELLEHRTGPRSVEARYLFTHAGGKRNRSASLLAAEGIGGSDSADVMTIRTDYPYQTLDLVPEGAEGPAYCLWAAYVPEDAEQRMCHAYGLLMIEKPGIPGVLHLGWPFIRRFTERVFAEDRMAVEAEQRAWEEQGEDRNHEVFPLILDVREVLRTNGVPLRPQAAAFDADPSSDGPASAPGDHPAGPAALEGPKSSTELPGG